A genomic region of Arachis stenosperma cultivar V10309 chromosome 9, arast.V10309.gnm1.PFL2, whole genome shotgun sequence contains the following coding sequences:
- the LOC130947833 gene encoding receptor protein kinase-like protein ZAR1 yields the protein MSPFLLLFFLLCCNSLAPLVNSLNAEGYVLLTLKQSLQDPQGSMVTWNSSHDNPCSWNGITCKDQTVVSISIPKRKLYGSLPSALGSLSQLRHLNFRNNKLFGTLPPQLFQARGLQSLVLYGNSFSGSVPSEIQNLRYLQTLDLSQNSFNGSLPATIVQCKRLRTLVLSRNNFTGILPAGFGTSFSSLEKLDLSFNQFNGSIPADMGNLTSLEGTVDLSHNHFSGLIPASLGNLPEKVYIDLTYNNLNGPIPQNGALMNRGPTAFIGNPGLCGPPLKNSCAPDTPGASSPSSFPFMPHNDSSQDNGNGSGKSEKNKGLTKGAVVGIVVGDVIGICLLGLLFSYCYSRVCGFDQDQDVIGVSKGRKGSSKECFCFRKDESEALSDHVEQYDLVPLDSQVAFDLDELLKASAFVLGKSGIGIMYKVVLEDGLALAVRRLGEGGSQRFKEFQTEVEAIGKLRHPNIVTLRAYYWSVDEKLLIYDYIPNGSLAAAIHGKPGLVTFRPLSWSYRLKIMKGTAKGLVYLHEFSPKKYVHGDLKPSNILLGHNMEPHISDFGLGRLANIAGGSPTVQSSRVAAEKPQERQRSLSIELTPNILGNGYQAPETLKVVKPSQKWDVYSYGVILLEIISGRLPIVQVGNSEMDLVQWIQFCIEEKKPLSDVLDPYLAEEADKEEEIIAVLKIAMACVQSSPEKRPTMRHVLDALDRLSVSSD from the exons ATGTCCCCTTTCCTTctgcttttctttcttctttgctgcAACTCTCTTGCACCTCTTGTTAATTCCCTCAATGCCGAAGGCTATGTGCTCTTGACGCTTAAGCAGTCCCTTCAAGACCCACAAGGCTCCATGGTCACTTGGAATTCTTCCCATGACAACCCTTGTTCATGGAATGGGATTACCTGCAAGGACCAAACTGTTGTCTCCATTAGCATCCCAAAAAGGAAACTTTATGGTTCTCTCCCTTCAGCTCTGGGATCTCTCTCCCAGCTCCGCCACCTCAACTTCAGGAACAACAAGCTCTTTGGAACCTTGCCTCCTCAGCTTTTTCAAGCTCGGGGGCTGCAAAGTTTGGTGCTTTATGGCAATTCCTTCTCTGGGTCTGTTCCCAGTGAGATTCAGAATCTCAGGTACCTTCAAACTCTTGACCTGTCACAAAATTCCTTCAATGGGTCATTGCCTGCTACAATTGTCCAATGCAAGAGGCTCAGAACCCTTGTTCTCAGTAGAAACAATTTCACTGGCATTTTGCCTGCTGGATTTGGTACTAGTTTCTCTTCTCTTGAGAAACTTGACCTCTCTTTCAATCAATTCAATGGTTCAATTCCTGCAGACATGGGTAATCTAACTAGCCTTGAAGGAACTGTTGATTTGTCTCATAATCATTTTAGTGGTTTAATACCAGCTAGCCTTGGTAACTTGCCTGAGAAGGTTTACATTGATCTTACTTACAACAATTTGAATGGTCCAATACCACAAAATGGTGCTTTAATGAATAGAGGACCAACTGCTTTTATTGGTAATCCTGGTCTGTGTGGCCCTCCTTTGAAGAATTCATGTGCCCCTGACACTCCAGGTGCTAGTTCACCTTCCTCATTCCCGTTCATGCCTCATAATGACTCATCTCAGGATAATGGTAATGGTTCTGGGAAGAGTGAGAAAAACAAAGGGTTAACTAAGGGTGCTGTGGTTGGCATTGTTGTGGGTGATGTGATTGGAATTTGCCTTTTAGGTCTTCTGTTCTCTTATTGCTATTCAAGGGTTTGTGGTTTTGATCAGGATCAGGATGTTATTGGTGTTAGCAAGGGGAGGAAAGGAAGTAGTAAAGAGTGTTTCTGCTTCCGAAAGGACGAATCTGAGGCCTTGTCTGATCATGTTGAGCAGTATgatcttgttccattagataGCCAAGTGGCCTTTGATTTGGATGAACTTCTTAAGGCATCAGCTTTTGTTCTTGGGAAGAGTGGAATTGGAATTATGTACAAAGTGGTGCTTGAAGACGGGCTTGCATTGGCGGTGAGAAGATTGGGGGAGGGAGGTTCTCAAAGGTTCAAAGAGTTCCAAACCGAAGTAGAGGCAATAGGAAAGTTGAGACATCCAAACATTGTGACTCTCAGAGCTTATTACTGGTCTGTTGATGAGAAGCTTCTCATATATGATTATATACCAAATGGAAGCCTGGCTGCTGCAATTCATG GGAAGCCTGGACTAGTTACATTCAGACCGCTATCTTGGTCTTATCGattgaaaatcatgaaaggaaCTGCAAAAGGATTGGTCTACCTGCATGAGTTTAGCCCCAAAAAGTATGTTCATGGAGACCTGAAGCCAAGTAACATCCTTCTTGGACATAACATGGAACCCCACATATCTGATTTTGGACTCGGGCGCCTTGCAAATATTGCCGGAGGTTCCCCAACCGTGCAATCCAGCCGAGTGGCCGCTGAGAAGCCGCAAGAGAGACAAAGGAGCTTGTCCATAGAACTTACACCTAATATCTTGGGGAATGGTTACCAGGCTCCAGAAACACTAAAAGTGGTGAAGCCATCACAGAAGTGGGATGTTTATTCATACGGTGTGATCTTGTTGGAGATTATCAGCGGAAGGTTACCAATTGTGCAAGTTGGTAACTCGGAAATGGACCTTGTTCAATGGATTCAGTTCTGCATTGAGGAGAAGAAGCCACTCTCAGATGTGTTGGACCCATATTTAGCTGAGGAGGCAGATAAGGAAGAGGAGATAATTGCAGTGTTGAAGATTGCAATGGCTTGTGTCCAAAGCAGCCCTGAAAAGAGACCTACAATGAGGCATGTGCTTGATGCTTTGGATAGATTATCTGTATCCTCTGATTGA